Proteins encoded in a region of the Inquilinus sp. KBS0705 genome:
- a CDS encoding DMT family transporter → MQPGPSFLPPKVVNWLMFLSICLIWGSSFILMKLGLYDDDRKPLLTAVQVAAIRIISAGVVLAPVLARHWSKIPFKLSGWLVFSGVFGSFLPAFLFCIAETRIDSAFAGTLNSLTPIFAIILGFIFFRIRIPVNQIIGIIIGFGGIVALYYVQKHGSAGQVSYGGLVILATISYGLNIVMVKRHLNGVSPMVITAFSLIAVSLPSLLILWQSGFFALPLHQPKYIKACLAVCTLGMLGTAIAWMLFYALVQRTSVLFTSTASYGIPFVAFGWGWYYGETITIGQIACLFIILGGVYLTKVEFKKKQKVPA, encoded by the coding sequence ATGCAACCCGGCCCCTCGTTTTTGCCCCCTAAAGTAGTTAACTGGCTAATGTTTTTATCCATCTGCCTTATATGGGGCAGTTCGTTCATTCTGATGAAGCTGGGCCTTTACGATGATGACCGCAAACCCTTGCTTACCGCTGTACAGGTAGCCGCTATCCGCATTATATCGGCAGGCGTAGTATTGGCGCCCGTGCTGGCCAGGCATTGGAGCAAAATACCGTTCAAGCTATCGGGCTGGCTGGTATTTTCGGGTGTGTTTGGCAGTTTTTTACCCGCATTTTTGTTCTGCATTGCCGAAACCCGGATAGACAGCGCCTTTGCCGGTACGCTCAACTCCCTCACCCCTATTTTTGCCATCATACTGGGTTTTATCTTCTTTCGTATACGCATCCCTGTTAACCAAATTATAGGTATCATTATCGGTTTTGGCGGTATTGTGGCCCTGTATTATGTGCAAAAACACGGCAGCGCAGGGCAAGTTAGCTACGGCGGGCTGGTTATACTGGCTACCATATCTTACGGGCTTAACATAGTAATGGTAAAACGCCATTTAAATGGTGTAAGCCCAATGGTGATCACCGCCTTCTCGCTTATAGCCGTGTCGTTGCCATCGTTACTTATACTATGGCAAAGCGGCTTTTTCGCGCTGCCGCTGCACCAGCCTAAATATATAAAAGCCTGTTTGGCGGTATGTACATTAGGCATGCTGGGCACCGCCATAGCCTGGATGCTGTTTTACGCCCTGGTACAGCGCACCAGCGTATTGTTTACCTCAACGGCCAGCTACGGGATACCCTTTGTTGCCTTTGGCTGGGGCTGGTACTACGGCGAAACCATTACGATAGGCCAAATAGCCTGCCTGTTTATCATATTGGGCGGGGTTTATTTAACCAAAGTGGAGTTTAAGAAAAAGCAAAAAGTACCGGCTTAA
- a CDS encoding helix-turn-helix transcriptional regulator → MSDDAVVKRIKVIVKEHGGQLALANAIGVDQGFISKVINKKQEISYYLIRKLCFQLKYSPEWLILGTGEKHINKPESAKLITEIQMLRTEVDILHARMRAYDLELQEIKRDQNQQKAG, encoded by the coding sequence ATGTCTGACGACGCGGTTGTAAAACGGATAAAGGTAATAGTTAAAGAACATGGTGGGCAACTTGCCCTTGCCAATGCCATTGGTGTTGACCAGGGTTTTATTAGCAAGGTGATCAACAAAAAGCAGGAAATAAGCTATTACCTCATTCGCAAACTATGCTTTCAGCTTAAATACTCGCCCGAGTGGCTGATACTGGGCACCGGCGAAAAACACATTAATAAGCCCGAATCGGCCAAACTCATCACCGAAATTCAAATGCTGCGTACCGAGGTTGACATATTACATGCCCGCATGCGCGCCTACGACCTGGAGCTACAGGAAATAAAACGCGACCAAAATCAACAAAAAGCTGGTTAA
- a CDS encoding outer membrane beta-barrel protein, which translates to MSVNTSLAQTSGRIAGKVIDEKTSETLIGATVSIQGTTKGAATDVEGHYTLTGLEPGKYVVLIRYIGYQSKTISDIEVKAGATTPLDITMAASTSQALKEVTVRATYKQESLSALYAIQKNSVSISDGISSELIKKSPDRNTSDVLKRVSGATIQDNKFVVVRGLSDRYNTASLDGAPLPSTEPNRKAFSFDIVPSNLVDNIIISKTASPDMPGDFAGGSVQILTKDIPDQNFVTLGIGYSYNTQSTFKDFSSGFRSGIDYLGFDDASRKLPGNFPSSSQIVNKQLNPTQNLQAISGLNNNFNIYKSTALPGQNYQLTIGNVKEIGKNKNRFGTTIGLTYRNTQSITPDLIQQFDNYDYHNQVNKFSTNIGGLANFAYSFGKSKITFKNIYNRIFDDQFTYRTGSNTSTSSSDNRFYAFDLLEKALFKSTIEGEHRLGEKSSKIKWNLGFSNVINDQPDQKKINYRQGNVGEPYYATVTSLGKENARVFSHLNENIYSGKIDYNVPVNFLNSNLKAGISSQYRDRDFNARFLGLVLDESNSNYDVNALLQRPIQTLFGPNVLKTGIYGLEELASPTDTYNANSLTNAGYLMLDSKLGEKTRIVYGLRAEKFNLKLYTGTTTSTPTSAELDNLDLLPSVNFTYALTKKANLRASYYRTVARPEFRELAPFAYYDYELLATLQGNPNLKRTLIDNADLRYEFYPSAGQIFSVSAFYKNFTDAIEPVIDDANSSTTISYFNAKSAYVYGFEMELRKSLDFVNGGTFFKNTTAYTNFSFNKSKVTNASDGTQRLEKTRPLVGQSPYVVNAGLTHTELDNKLSLNLLFNRLGKRIFYAGGGRFSSIYEMPRNVLDFQVGYKVLKSKGEIKFSGADILNQKYNFQYELNGKPYIPSGTGYTFKSYNTGSNYSLSFNYTF; encoded by the coding sequence ATTTCAGTAAACACATCGTTAGCGCAAACCAGCGGCCGCATAGCCGGTAAGGTAATTGACGAGAAAACCAGCGAAACCCTGATAGGTGCCACCGTTAGCATACAGGGCACTACAAAAGGCGCCGCTACCGATGTTGAGGGCCATTACACACTGACGGGGCTTGAACCCGGCAAGTACGTTGTATTAATAAGATACATTGGCTACCAAAGCAAAACCATATCTGATATTGAAGTAAAGGCAGGTGCTACCACACCGCTTGATATTACCATGGCCGCATCAACATCGCAGGCCTTAAAAGAGGTGACTGTAAGGGCTACTTACAAGCAGGAATCGTTAAGCGCACTATATGCCATCCAAAAAAACAGCGTATCCATATCAGATGGTATATCATCCGAGCTGATCAAAAAATCGCCGGACAGGAACACCAGCGACGTACTTAAACGTGTAAGCGGTGCAACCATACAGGATAATAAATTTGTGGTAGTACGTGGCTTAAGCGACCGCTACAACACAGCATCGCTTGATGGCGCTCCATTGCCAAGTACCGAGCCTAACCGTAAAGCATTCTCGTTTGATATTGTACCATCAAACCTGGTAGATAATATCATCATCAGCAAAACGGCCAGCCCGGATATGCCAGGCGACTTTGCCGGTGGCAGCGTACAAATATTGACTAAGGATATCCCCGATCAAAACTTTGTTACCCTGGGTATAGGCTATAGCTATAACACACAAAGCACCTTTAAAGATTTTAGCAGCGGTTTTCGCAGCGGTATTGATTATCTGGGCTTTGATGATGCCAGCCGTAAACTGCCGGGCAATTTCCCAAGCAGCAGCCAAATAGTAAACAAGCAGCTTAACCCAACCCAAAACCTGCAGGCCATAAGCGGCTTAAATAACAATTTTAACATTTATAAAAGCACCGCTTTGCCGGGCCAAAACTACCAGTTAACTATTGGCAACGTAAAAGAGATAGGCAAAAACAAAAACCGTTTTGGTACTACCATTGGTTTAACCTACCGTAACACGCAAAGCATTACACCCGACCTGATACAACAGTTTGACAACTATGATTACCATAATCAGGTAAATAAATTTTCGACCAATATTGGCGGTTTGGCTAACTTTGCCTACAGCTTTGGTAAAAGTAAGATCACCTTTAAAAATATCTACAACCGTATATTCGACGATCAGTTTACCTATCGTACTGGTTCAAATACAAGCACGTCATCGTCAGACAACCGTTTTTACGCATTTGACCTTTTGGAGAAAGCCTTATTTAAATCGACCATTGAAGGTGAGCACCGCTTAGGCGAAAAAAGCTCGAAAATAAAATGGAACCTGGGCTTTAGCAATGTAATAAACGATCAGCCCGATCAAAAGAAGATCAACTACAGACAAGGTAACGTAGGCGAACCATATTACGCCACCGTTACTAGTTTAGGTAAAGAGAATGCACGCGTGTTTTCGCACCTTAACGAAAATATTTACTCGGGTAAGATAGATTACAACGTGCCCGTAAACTTTTTAAACAGTAATTTAAAGGCAGGTATAAGCTCGCAATATCGCGACAGGGACTTTAACGCACGTTTCCTGGGCCTTGTACTTGACGAAAGCAACAGCAACTACGATGTAAATGCTTTATTGCAAAGGCCTATACAAACCCTTTTTGGCCCCAATGTACTTAAAACAGGCATTTATGGTTTAGAAGAACTGGCAAGCCCTACCGACACTTACAACGCCAACAGTTTAACCAATGCCGGCTACTTAATGCTGGATAGCAAACTAGGCGAAAAAACAAGGATAGTATATGGTTTAAGGGCCGAGAAATTTAACCTGAAGCTATACACCGGCACAACTACCAGCACCCCAACAAGTGCCGAGTTAGACAACCTTGACCTGTTGCCATCAGTAAATTTTACTTATGCCTTAACAAAAAAAGCCAACTTAAGGGCATCATATTATCGTACAGTTGCACGCCCCGAGTTTAGGGAGCTTGCACCATTTGCTTACTACGATTACGAATTGTTAGCTACCCTGCAAGGTAACCCTAACTTAAAAAGGACTTTGATTGATAACGCCGACCTGCGCTATGAGTTTTACCCATCGGCAGGGCAAATATTTTCGGTATCAGCATTTTATAAAAACTTTACTGATGCCATTGAGCCGGTTATAGATGATGCCAACTCATCAACTACCATTAGCTACTTTAACGCGAAATCGGCATATGTCTATGGTTTTGAGATGGAACTGCGCAAAAGCCTTGATTTTGTTAACGGTGGTACATTCTTTAAAAACACAACTGCTTACACCAACTTCTCTTTCAACAAATCAAAAGTTACCAATGCCAGTGATGGTACACAGCGTTTAGAAAAAACCCGCCCGCTGGTAGGCCAATCGCCATATGTGGTAAATGCCGGTTTAACACATACCGAACTGGATAACAAACTATCGTTAAACCTACTGTTTAACCGCCTTGGCAAACGCATATTTTACGCTGGTGGCGGCCGCTTTAGCAGCATATATGAAATGCCGCGTAACGTGCTCGATTTTCAGGTTGGATACAAGGTGTTAAAAAGCAAAGGCGAGATAAAATTTAGCGGTGCCGACATCCTAAATCAGAAATATAATTTCCAATATGAACTTAATGGTAAGCCTTACATCCCATCGGGCACAGGTTACACATTTAAAAGTTACAATACTGGTTCAAACTACTCATTATCATTTAATTACACATTTTAA
- a CDS encoding type II toxin-antitoxin system VapC family toxin: protein MVIDTCIFIEHLRAKDRAKSILATLFTNEPIYVSAVTVFELYSGATTPQKRQDVAAVTEDLTLLPFDAAVAAKAGDIYQTLKKQNKLIGVADIMIAATCLTFDQPILTSNKKHFKQVESLNVLP from the coding sequence ATGGTAATTGATACCTGCATATTTATTGAACATCTGAGGGCAAAAGACAGGGCCAAATCTATATTAGCTACCCTGTTTACCAATGAACCCATATACGTATCCGCAGTAACAGTATTTGAACTGTATAGCGGTGCCACTACTCCCCAAAAACGACAAGATGTAGCAGCAGTAACAGAGGACCTTACGCTGTTGCCTTTTGATGCAGCGGTAGCCGCCAAAGCAGGGGATATTTACCAAACGCTTAAAAAGCAAAATAAGCTAATTGGCGTGGCCGACATCATGATAGCAGCAACTTGCCTAACCTTTGACCAGCCTATACTGACATCAAATAAAAAACATTTTAAACAGGTTGAAAGCCTTAATGTGCTTCCATAA
- a CDS encoding MBL fold metallo-hydrolase, giving the protein MIVHQFYDKGLAHASYAIIRTGRMIVIDPARDPQPYYDFAALHNADIAGVIETHPHADFVSSHLEIHQTTGAVIYASKLAGADYPHETFDDGDFIQLNDIKLKAINTPGHSPDSICILLEDENGKDCAIFTGDTLFAGDVGRPDLRESAGNITAKKEELARQMYHSTRDKLMVLPKEITVYPAHGPGSLCGKSMSPDLQTTIGKELRENYALQLMDELAFVNLLTADQPFAPRYFGYDVELNKAGAPAFAQSIQAVNRPDKVTLQKSIPVIDTRPNSVFIKGHIKGAINLQDGEKFETWLGSVINPGEQFYLVAGTDAELDVMIKKAAKIGYESNIKAAVIATDNSTEKSLVLIVNVFKTNNEDYTIIDVRNWAEINAGKIFPAALTIPLPELRERLGEIPQNKPIVVHCAAGYRSAAASSIIAGAIDAVPVYDLGEAIKDFS; this is encoded by the coding sequence ATGATAGTTCATCAATTTTATGATAAGGGTTTGGCCCATGCCTCTTATGCCATTATAAGAACCGGCAGAATGATTGTTATTGACCCCGCCCGCGACCCGCAGCCATATTACGACTTTGCTGCCCTGCACAATGCCGATATTGCCGGCGTAATTGAAACCCACCCCCATGCCGATTTTGTAAGCTCGCACCTGGAGATTCACCAAACCACCGGGGCCGTTATTTACGCAAGCAAGCTGGCCGGAGCCGATTACCCGCACGAAACATTTGATGATGGCGACTTTATACAGCTGAATGATATTAAGCTAAAAGCTATTAATACACCGGGGCACTCGCCCGATTCGATCTGTATTTTATTGGAGGACGAAAATGGCAAGGATTGCGCCATATTTACAGGCGATACCCTTTTTGCAGGTGATGTAGGCCGCCCCGACCTGCGGGAAAGTGCCGGTAACATAACCGCCAAAAAAGAAGAACTTGCCCGGCAAATGTACCACAGCACCCGTGATAAGCTAATGGTTTTACCAAAAGAAATTACGGTTTACCCTGCCCACGGGCCAGGATCGTTATGCGGTAAAAGCATGAGCCCCGACCTGCAAACCACCATTGGTAAAGAGCTGCGCGAAAACTATGCGCTGCAATTAATGGATGAACTGGCCTTTGTTAATTTACTAACTGCCGACCAGCCCTTTGCACCCAGATACTTTGGTTACGATGTAGAACTGAACAAAGCCGGTGCACCCGCCTTTGCCCAAAGCATACAGGCTGTTAATCGCCCAGATAAAGTCACCCTACAAAAAAGCATACCTGTTATTGATACACGGCCGAACAGTGTTTTTATTAAAGGCCACATAAAAGGAGCCATCAACCTACAGGATGGCGAGAAGTTTGAAACCTGGCTGGGATCTGTAATTAACCCCGGCGAGCAGTTTTACCTTGTAGCGGGCACAGATGCCGAATTGGATGTAATGATAAAAAAGGCCGCTAAAATTGGCTACGAAAGCAATATAAAGGCAGCTGTTATAGCCACTGATAACAGTACCGAAAAATCGCTGGTGTTGATAGTTAATGTTTTTAAAACCAATAACGAGGATTATACCATTATTGATGTGCGCAACTGGGCCGAAATTAATGCAGGCAAAATATTCCCTGCTGCCCTTACCATACCACTGCCCGAGCTAAGGGAGCGATTGGGCGAGATACCACAAAACAAGCCCATTGTGGTGCATTGCGCGGCAGGTTACCGCAGCGCGGCAGCTTCGTCCATCATCGCCGGTGCTATTGATGCCGTACCTGTATACGACCTTGGCGAAGCCATTAAAGATTTTAGCTAA
- a CDS encoding TonB-dependent receptor, with amino-acid sequence MKKFYFLIITLLFTAAANAQITTAVISGKVIDQKGISMPGVSISAVNTSTGTRYGTQTNAEGRYTIPNINAGGPYTLTATFIGYKKDERTDITLSLGSATFNFLLVDETTSLKEVRVTASGGATKTGASTRISQNQIRNMPTINRSLQDLTRTTPQSNNNSFQGTNYRYNNVTLDGAINNDAIGFSPSLGGQSNASGQVGSSTRTSPVSLDAIQDIQVLVAPYDIKIGNVLGGSINAVTRSGTNDFTGSIYGYGRGAFLVGPNNASPASGGDGSKIPSTFHDYQSGIRLGFPIVKNKLFFFTNAEIARRQDPVIAGAGTAGSANILTLQDAVNISNTMKGYGFDAGTYNNTSIFSRSNKFFNRIDWNINDKNQLTLRNNTISSTATNLERDQQNFRFGSIDYTSHNNSSSTVAELKTRFSNTLNNSLVIGYSNVHDFRDPTSNPALPQIEITGNTPGTTIFLGTDREAAIFDMRQKTTEFTDNFTLSSGKNTWTFGTHNEFYDITYNFVNAWNGRVAYSSIANFLANSPSRVRANYNYIDNSRDYIMNNPSARFKVNLMSFYGQDEIQLTDNFKLTAGIRFDYAGVPNKQPLSSKTTGAPVDPNYGTTFTYTKPADIKNNYLNNVEINPRVSFNYDINGDQTSVLRGGSGLFTGRVPFAWFGYAFYNNGNTYGAYDHKSASSPFTPGTNPVQAPNNGGLNFVNQQGGVNTSASGPTQVDLIDNNFKMPQVWRTNLAYDHTTADKWKFTVEGIYTKVIHDLKFQQVNTTDQVSYYTYDTQKQQPIFVNKGINPSYTNAYLLSNTNQGYRYSLTAQVAKLFPFGLNTSVAYTYGHSKDITNGIRNSMESNWQLNQALNPNSPVLANSNFDIRHRIVSNINYMINWDKSNNYTANFTFFLSAQSGNPFTYGFLPSSIDGTGQQVSLAYIPKTGETVNFFSDIAGGATAAQQAATFDAFINNNKYLSSRRGKYTERNGAFTPWNNNLDFRFAQDFKFGSGKRKQVITFTYDIVNLTNLLNKKWGQYYFSANTFNSTSSVGLKPATTPAFGDIATSYPKYTFVDPGVPYSVDLFASRWQMQFGLRYAF; translated from the coding sequence ATGAAAAAGTTTTACTTCCTAATCATTACACTACTTTTTACAGCAGCCGCAAACGCGCAAATTACAACTGCGGTAATTAGTGGTAAAGTTATCGATCAAAAAGGCATATCAATGCCGGGTGTAAGCATATCTGCTGTAAACACCAGCACAGGCACACGCTACGGCACACAAACAAATGCCGAAGGCCGTTACACCATCCCCAACATTAACGCGGGTGGGCCATATACATTAACAGCTACATTTATTGGCTACAAAAAAGACGAACGTACCGATATTACCTTATCATTAGGTAGCGCTACATTCAACTTTTTACTGGTTGACGAAACCACCTCGCTTAAAGAGGTTAGGGTTACCGCTTCGGGAGGCGCTACCAAAACAGGTGCAAGTACCCGCATAAGCCAAAACCAAATACGCAACATGCCTACTATTAACCGTAGCCTGCAAGATTTAACGCGTACAACCCCGCAAAGCAACAATAACTCGTTTCAGGGTACTAACTACCGTTACAACAACGTAACACTTGATGGTGCCATTAATAACGATGCCATTGGTTTTAGCCCATCATTAGGAGGCCAGTCAAACGCATCGGGCCAGGTAGGTAGCAGCACACGCACCAGCCCGGTATCGTTAGATGCTATACAGGATATACAAGTATTAGTTGCCCCATACGATATTAAAATTGGTAACGTATTAGGTGGTAGTATTAACGCGGTAACCCGCAGCGGTACCAACGATTTCACAGGTTCGATATACGGTTACGGCCGTGGCGCATTTTTAGTGGGCCCAAACAACGCCAGCCCTGCTTCGGGTGGTGATGGCTCAAAAATACCCTCAACCTTTCATGATTACCAAAGCGGTATACGCTTAGGCTTCCCTATCGTAAAGAATAAATTGTTCTTTTTCACCAATGCTGAGATAGCCCGCCGCCAGGACCCTGTTATTGCAGGTGCAGGTACAGCAGGTTCGGCTAATATACTTACCCTGCAAGATGCCGTTAACATATCAAACACCATGAAAGGTTATGGTTTTGATGCAGGTACTTACAACAACACTTCTATCTTTTCAAGATCAAACAAATTTTTTAACCGTATAGACTGGAACATCAACGACAAAAACCAGTTAACTTTACGTAACAACACTATATCATCAACAGCTACCAACCTGGAGCGCGATCAGCAAAACTTCCGTTTTGGCAGTATTGATTATACATCGCATAACAACTCGTCATCAACAGTTGCCGAGTTAAAAACAAGGTTTAGCAACACGTTAAACAATAGCTTGGTAATTGGTTACTCAAACGTTCACGATTTCCGCGACCCTACATCAAACCCTGCCCTGCCTCAAATAGAGATAACAGGTAACACACCGGGTACCACCATATTTTTAGGTACCGACCGTGAGGCCGCTATATTTGACATGCGCCAAAAAACTACAGAGTTTACCGACAACTTTACCCTGTCATCAGGTAAAAACACGTGGACATTTGGTACACACAACGAGTTTTACGACATTACTTACAACTTTGTAAACGCCTGGAACGGCCGTGTTGCTTACAGCAGTATTGCTAACTTCTTAGCTAACTCGCCATCGCGTGTACGTGCTAACTATAACTATATAGACAATAGCCGCGATTACATCATGAATAACCCATCGGCACGCTTTAAGGTTAACCTGATGAGTTTTTATGGCCAGGACGAGATTCAACTTACCGACAACTTTAAGTTAACAGCAGGTATCCGTTTTGATTATGCCGGCGTACCAAACAAACAGCCGCTTAGCTCAAAAACTACCGGTGCACCGGTTGACCCTAACTACGGCACTACCTTTACCTACACCAAACCTGCCGATATCAAAAACAATTATTTGAACAATGTTGAGATAAACCCACGCGTATCATTTAACTATGATATCAACGGCGATCAAACATCTGTACTACGTGGTGGTAGCGGTTTATTTACAGGCCGTGTACCTTTTGCATGGTTTGGTTACGCGTTTTACAACAACGGTAACACCTACGGTGCTTACGATCATAAATCAGCGTCAAGTCCGTTTACACCGGGTACCAACCCTGTGCAGGCACCAAACAACGGTGGTTTAAACTTTGTTAACCAGCAAGGTGGTGTAAATACCAGCGCCAGCGGCCCAACCCAGGTAGATTTAATTGACAACAACTTTAAAATGCCGCAGGTATGGCGTACTAACCTGGCTTATGACCATACTACTGCCGATAAATGGAAATTTACTGTAGAAGGTATATACACTAAAGTAATACACGATCTTAAATTCCAGCAGGTAAACACTACCGACCAGGTAAGTTACTATACTTACGATACCCAAAAACAACAGCCAATATTTGTAAACAAAGGTATTAATCCATCATACACCAATGCTTACCTGTTATCAAACACCAACCAGGGTTACCGTTACAGCTTAACCGCGCAGGTAGCTAAGTTGTTCCCATTTGGCTTAAACACTTCAGTTGCCTATACTTACGGTCATTCAAAAGATATCACCAACGGTATACGTAACTCGATGGAAAGTAACTGGCAGTTAAACCAGGCGCTTAATCCAAACAGCCCTGTATTAGCTAACTCAAACTTTGATATCCGCCACCGCATCGTGTCGAACATCAACTACATGATCAACTGGGATAAATCAAATAACTATACTGCAAACTTTACCTTCTTCCTGAGCGCGCAATCGGGTAATCCGTTTACTTACGGCTTCCTGCCAAGCTCAATAGATGGTACAGGCCAGCAAGTAAGTTTGGCTTACATACCTAAAACCGGCGAAACCGTTAATTTCTTTAGCGATATTGCAGGTGGTGCAACAGCAGCACAACAAGCCGCTACATTTGATGCCTTCATCAACAACAACAAGTACCTGAGCAGCCGCCGCGGTAAATACACCGAGCGTAACGGCGCGTTTACCCCATGGAACAACAACCTTGACTTCCGTTTTGCTCAGGACTTTAAATTTGGTAGCGGCAAACGTAAACAGGTAATTACTTTTACTTACGATATTGTTAATCTAACCAACCTGTTAAACAAAAAATGGGGCCAGTATTACTTCTCGGCAAATACGTTTAACTCAACATCAAGTGTTGGTTTAAAACCGGCTACAACCCCTGCATTTGGCGACATTGCAACCAGCTATCCAAAATACACATTTGTTGATCCGGGAGTACCATACTCTGTGGATCTGTTTGCTTCACGCTGGCAAATGCAATTTGGTTTGCGTTACGCTTTCTAA